The genomic DNA GTGACTCAAGTTGGGGTCGGCTCATTTTCTCAGTCTTCGTAGCATAACGGTGTCTCTTGTAGTGCTGACAGTCGGCGCGCAGCTCGAATGGTTAAAACAGCATCAGATGCTTTGTTTGGACTTTTATGCCTAATTTAATTTCACAAGTGTTTCAGCTTaaaataaagatatttaaaGTACTGGGAGGAAACTCAACCCATTGCCATTATTTAACCTGCCTCTGTATGGAATACAAATGTAAGGACTAGATCTGGTTAATATTCTATTTACTGCATAAAGTTGGTGAAAAAAAGGTACTTTTTTGTAATTACTGTAACTACCCTGTGATGCCCTGACTTTCACCCTCTGTGAGCTGTGATAGGCCCCAGCCCCACATCAATCCTGTTTTATAAACTCTTTAAAAATGGATGGAAATTGTAATTAAACTTAAGTTTAAATGGTGGATGTGTGGaaatttacttctttttttttggtcctacCCTCTTTTACCTAATGCAGGCACAGTAAATGAGAGTGGCCTcttacctggttaaataaaggttacatCAACTCACTACACCCTCTGGTGGTACAAAGTGGTTATTGCACAAAAATTCATCATCAACTGATGTCTCTTGAGCACCTTACATAGATGTTCTGGACATCAGCCGAGATTAAGCGCTGATGTTTTCCAAAACTGGTGGACGCTCAGTGTGAGGTTGTTGGATAAACCCCAGCTGAACACAATCAGCCATCTGTGGCAAACATCTGCAAGACTGAAGGTGAGAAAAGTGGCAAAGGTGTGGCAGCAGCGAGACAATCTGGACAACAGAAACTGGTTATTTATTAGGCTTAAAGAACGCGTCTTTATTTTTGAGTCAGTTTAGTCAGAatcatttaaaagtaaaaaaaaaaaaatgcacttatgACCTGCTTTGTGAGAGGCAAGAATACTGGGACTGTAGTCATGTCTGTGCTTAATAAGAATAAGCTTGAGCTAGAAGGCTGAGCTGAGTACAAAGTTGAGGCAGGGGTCTCCACAGAGGACGGTTTACCTGCCAAAAGACTGCTCAGAGGTtcctccaaatatggtcattctCTAGTATCTACATGCACAAGATAATAAAGTACCAAAACGTGCAGCAGCATGAGGTCAGGCTTAAACTTTGTTCCATTTTGAAGTTTTTAAATCAACAAACTGGACATGTGACTAAAAAAAAGCACTCGTTATTTCAGAGAAAGAATCTAGATTCCATATTTCTTCTTGAGCTCCTCCACCAAAGCAACGTATTCGGCCATTGCTTCCTCTTTGGACAGACCTATTGATTATGGAACAGACACAAAGGAAATAGTTGGTTATTGTAGGATAAATGTGACATTACCAAGACTAGAGTGATCATTTCTGGAAGTGTCACAtgttgtgttgaagaataatcTTAATAATACTAAAATCTTCATATTTAGACGTATTGGTTTTGCTGCATGTTATCTGCAGCTGATCTGTTGTCACAGGCTTCGTATCGCTGACCTTTTCTTGCATCCCACGCATCCCATTTCGCTTTTCCTGTGAAGTCAAAGAACCCTGGACGTtctgtgaaaataaaagcaaccgTGAGTTTGCAAAATGGAAAATATctctatgtttttaaaaagaaacatggaAATGGCTGCTTTTTTCAATGTATTTCAATGAGCAAATATTTGATGCTTTTAATAAAAAGGTGCAACATATATGCAAACAAATGACATCCATAAAATACAATGCATGAACTGGGCATCACCAAGGCTCAGTATaagatcaaaaaacaaaaagaatatgTAGAGCAAAATACATAATAGGTCATAATCGGTCCTCTAAGTTATCACAGGTTTTAAAAATTCTCACTTGGAATagacactatattgccaaactGCCTTCACACAGATATGACCTTGAGTAACAgcccatttttaatccatagggtttaatatgatgtcggcccaccctttgcagctataacaacttcatcttttctgggaaggctttccacaaagttttgGAATGTGTTTAcaggaatttttgaccattcttccagaatcaCATtggtgaggtcagacactgatgttggatgagaaggcctggctcacagtcgccgctctgattcatcccaaaggtgttctatcaggttgagatcaggactctgtgcaggccagtcaagttcttccacaccaaacttgctcatccatgtctttacgGACCTGCTTTgttcactggtgtgcagtcatgttggaacaggaaggggccatccccaaactgctcctacaaagttgggaacatcaaattgtccaaaatatcttggtatgctgaagcattaagagttcctttcactggaactaaggggccaagcccaactcctgaaaaacacccccacattATAGCCCCACTCCATTAACTCTGTGCTCACAATACCAACCTTTGTCTAAATTTATCAGTCTGAACATCATTCAGAACTCGTCAAACCTGATTTTTTTGTAACCCCCACCCACTTCCTCCGCACATGTACCGGATAACTGAGGGCTCCGCAGAGTATTTACCTTTAGTGGCTCCATAATTTCAAAAACAGACACACCATAGTCTCACTGCTCACCTGTGTTGATATCACCAACTGTGGCTTGCTTGTATAAACCGTACAGATCGCCCATTTCTGTTTGGTTTGGCTTCTCCTTCAGTACTTTAACCTCCTCCACTGCTTTGTTAAAGGATTCCTGGCAGGACAGAACACACGTTGACATCACATCCACTCACCCCATCTTCACTCGAACGCTCTTGTgcagaaacaacagaaacaagttTAAACCCAACGCCTCATTACAAGCTGAACTGTCCAGTTTCTGCTTCCAAAAACACTGTTTTCACTCCCTGTGCTCGAGTGTAAGTCAACATAACGGAGAAATCGCTTACAAacaacattcatttttaatataacGTTGCAGGAAGGTTTTTAATTCAAAGGTCATACTCACAGTCATGACTGCAGAGAAACGCAGACACACCTGGCTGCCGTTGAACTCACTCTGCAGCTGGAAGACGGCGCTCGTCCAACCCGTCCTACAGTCGTCACACCTGTTTTGGGATTTGCTGAGGAAAAGTAAGTGGGAGGAAGTTTTTAAAGTCACAGCTGTCAGCAAAAGATTGCACAAGACTATGAAAGTGTGAATTTGTGCTATATTTACATTCACCATTGCAAGTAGAGCTAAAATAATCACGGGTGAATCCTTTATCGTTTAATATTCTACTCAGAAACCTTCCTGGAAAAGATCTGCTCTTATATTTTCCTCCCATTATCTGCAAGGGTCAAAGGAGAGGCTTTGAGCCTCCACATGATGGCAGCGTCTGCATGTTAATAGACTCGTGCTGTTAACAGGAACAAGTTTAAAGTTAATGCCGCATTACTTTCCCACAAATCGGTGCTGCTAAACAGACACATTCTGGCTCTCCAGCTTCATCACCGTCTCTGTGACTGCATGAAGCAGTCAGTTACATACAATCACAAATCTGTCATTAAGCATCAAGAAATTTGAATTTATCTAAGTTACGACAGCAGAGAGGGGTAAACACACCTTTCCATCtatctcatacacacacactccaactgGCCAAATTATTAGGTACATTCCTCTGAGAATTTTCCCACTCTGACATGAtggcgtcacacagttgctgcagatctgtCGGCTGCACATTCAGAAAGGGATGGACAGGATCAGCAGCAATACTCGGGTCGGctgtgtgtttaaatgatgctcagttggcactaagtgtgccaagaaaataccccACCACCATCATTACACTATGACCAACCTGAACCATATTATACATGGCAgaatggagccatgctttcgtGCAGCTgtctccaaattctgaccctgccatccGACTATCATAGCAGAAAAATAAaggctcatcagaccaggtaagGCTCGCCTATTCacttttgtccagttttcttGAGCCTGTGTCGCCTCGGTTtgctgttcttagctgacaggagcggtCTTCTGCTGCCGTAGCCCGTCTGCTTCAGTGTTCAACATGTTGTGCACAGCAGTCTAAatcccctctgacctctgacctcgaGACACTTACACCCGGAGAACTGCCGCACACTGGATGAATCCTCTTTTtcggatcattctctgtaaacactggagatggttgtgtgggaagaAAATCAGGAGTTTCTCCTTGAGTCTGCGCAGACCAGCCCATCAGCTTTCTGCTCATTCTGACGTTGTTTGAAAGCGTGAATAAATGCTTTGAATTGCTGTCACCATGTGTGTATTTAGCATACATCACCtaaagcagggctcttcaactccaggcctcgagagcccctgtcctgcaggttttagatgtgtctgtgatccaacacacctgaatcaaatggctgaatgacctcctcagtatgcagtcaagttctccagagtcctgctaatgacttctatatttgactcaggtgtgttgaagcagagacatgtctaaaacctgcaggacaccggctctcgaggcc from Archocentrus centrarchus isolate MPI-CPG fArcCen1 chromosome 2, fArcCen1, whole genome shotgun sequence includes the following:
- the LOC115797179 gene encoding acyl-CoA-binding protein-like isoform X1 → MSTCVLSCQESFNKAVEEVKVLKEKPNQTEMGDLYGLYKQATVGDINTERPGFFDFTGKAKWDAWDARKGLSKEEAMAEYVALVEELKKKYGI
- the LOC115797179 gene encoding acyl-CoA-binding protein-like isoform X2 — protein: MTESFNKAVEEVKVLKEKPNQTEMGDLYGLYKQATVGDINTERPGFFDFTGKAKWDAWDARKGLSKEEAMAEYVALVEELKKKYGI